A single window of Pseudomonas benzenivorans DNA harbors:
- the hldE gene encoding bifunctional D-glycero-beta-D-manno-heptose-7-phosphate kinase/D-glycero-beta-D-manno-heptose 1-phosphate adenylyltransferase HldE, whose protein sequence is MKLSMPRFDQAPVLVVGDVMLDRYWHGGTSRISPEAPVPVVKVEQIEDRPGGAANVALNIAALGAPAVLVGVTGADEAADSLSNSLQAVGVKTRFQRIAHQPTIVKLRVLSRHQQLLRMDFEEAFSTDAEAIARDVEALLEGVKVLVLSDYGKGALKNHQVLVQAARARGIPVLADPKGKDFSIYRGASLITPNLNEFETIVGRCADEAELVAKGAALMRELDLGALLVTRGEHGMTLLRPDHAPLHLPARAREVFDVTGAGDTVISTLAASLAAGEELPQAVALANLAAGIVVGKLGTAAISAPELRRAVQREQGSERGVLSLDQLLLAIEDARAHGEKIVFTNGCFDILHAGHVTYLEQARAQGDRLVLAVNDDASVSRLKGPGRPINSVDRRMAVLAGLGAVDWVVSFAEDTPERLLELVQPDVLVKGGDYGIDQVVGAEIVTAYGGEVRVLGLVENSSTTAIVEKIRSK, encoded by the coding sequence ATGAAGTTGTCCATGCCCCGTTTCGACCAAGCCCCCGTTCTGGTGGTGGGTGATGTCATGCTCGATCGTTACTGGCATGGCGGCACCTCGCGGATATCCCCCGAAGCGCCGGTGCCGGTGGTCAAGGTCGAGCAGATCGAGGACCGCCCCGGCGGCGCGGCCAACGTCGCCCTGAACATCGCCGCCCTCGGTGCTCCTGCCGTGCTGGTCGGGGTGACCGGTGCCGACGAGGCCGCCGACAGTCTGAGCAACAGCCTGCAGGCGGTGGGGGTGAAGACCCGCTTCCAGCGCATTGCGCACCAGCCGACCATCGTCAAGTTGCGGGTTCTGAGCCGCCATCAGCAGCTGTTGCGCATGGACTTCGAGGAGGCCTTCAGCACCGATGCCGAGGCCATCGCCCGTGATGTCGAGGCGCTGCTCGAGGGCGTCAAGGTGCTGGTGCTGTCGGACTACGGCAAGGGCGCGCTGAAGAATCATCAGGTCCTGGTGCAGGCCGCCCGCGCGCGCGGTATCCCGGTGCTGGCCGATCCCAAGGGCAAGGACTTCTCCATCTACCGCGGCGCCAGCCTGATCACCCCCAACCTCAACGAGTTCGAGACCATCGTCGGTCGCTGCGCCGACGAGGCCGAGCTGGTGGCCAAGGGTGCGGCGCTGATGCGCGAGCTGGACCTCGGCGCGCTGCTGGTGACCCGCGGCGAGCACGGCATGACCCTGCTGCGCCCGGACCACGCGCCGCTGCACTTGCCGGCCCGTGCCCGCGAGGTGTTCGATGTCACCGGTGCCGGCGACACGGTGATCTCCACCCTGGCCGCCAGCCTGGCCGCCGGCGAGGAGTTGCCGCAGGCGGTGGCCCTGGCCAACCTGGCGGCGGGCATCGTGGTCGGCAAGCTCGGCACCGCGGCGATCAGCGCCCCCGAGCTGCGCCGCGCGGTGCAGCGCGAGCAGGGCTCCGAGCGCGGTGTGCTGAGCCTGGATCAGCTGCTGCTGGCCATCGAGGACGCCCGCGCCCATGGCGAGAAGATCGTCTTCACCAACGGTTGCTTCGACATCCTCCACGCCGGCCACGTGACCTACCTGGAGCAGGCCCGGGCCCAGGGCGATCGCCTGGTGCTGGCGGTCAACGACGACGCCTCGGTCAGTCGCCTCAAGGGCCCCGGCCGGCCGATCAACTCGGTGGACCGGCGCATGGCCGTGCTGGCCGGGCTCGGCGCGGTGGACTGGGTGGTGAGCTTCGCCGAGGACACCCCGGAGCGCCTGCTCGAGCTGGTGCAGCCCGATGTGCTGGTCAAGGGCGGCGACTACGGCATCGACCAGGTGGTCGGTGCCGAGATCGTCACCGCCTATGGCGGTGAGGTGCGGGTGCTCGGCCTGGTGGAGAACAGCTCGACCACCGCCATCGTCGAGAAGATTCGCAGCAAGTAA
- a CDS encoding PIG-L deacetylase family protein, with protein sequence MAGRKQLLLNRHRRHKRIALLVGLLLLALLGVLLAWWLVPLLLVLGWIAHEAWFADHLFYSPGDDYRYEFPPATRQLPARVVDGLLTVDGDFAGADTLILQLDVRASWLGRWLDPGVRVGDDRQDFERGVSGRRYLNLSGQGEVLAGRGLPIRGRFCRLGASATLHALRNPDYARQRLMVIAPHADDAELAAFGLYSRAAQASIVTLTQGEIEADAYRRLGLDQAAAARLKGRLRTWDSLAVPLWGGIPAQRCVQLGYYCLQLPAMAEQPEQGFGSRESGERDIRSARQHNPLPLPGDSDGLASWRNLVADLAALLEHYRPVVLVTPHPELDPHSDHVAATRALHEAIGRSSWKPQTLLLYANHLHDNDRWPMGPAGQGIALPPAIEPLPADGLWSPGLSAEVQVDKAMALAMQHDLQGPLPAKKRVRRLIQRLLAGRRWPASGEDEFFRKAVRRHELFWVRAL encoded by the coding sequence ATGGCCGGGCGCAAGCAGCTGCTGCTCAACCGTCACCGTCGGCACAAGCGCATCGCCTTGCTGGTCGGCTTGCTGCTGCTGGCGCTGCTGGGCGTCCTGCTGGCCTGGTGGCTGGTGCCGCTGTTGCTGGTGCTGGGCTGGATCGCACACGAGGCCTGGTTCGCCGATCACCTGTTCTATTCGCCCGGCGATGACTACCGCTATGAGTTTCCGCCGGCCACCCGGCAGCTGCCGGCGCGAGTGGTCGATGGCTTGCTGACGGTGGACGGTGATTTCGCCGGCGCCGACACCCTGATCCTGCAGCTGGACGTCCGCGCCAGCTGGCTGGGGCGCTGGCTCGACCCCGGGGTGCGGGTCGGCGACGATCGCCAGGACTTCGAGCGTGGTGTCAGTGGGCGGCGTTACCTCAATCTGTCCGGCCAGGGCGAGGTCCTTGCCGGGCGGGGCCTGCCGATTCGCGGGCGCTTCTGTCGCCTGGGCGCCAGCGCCACACTCCATGCACTGCGCAATCCCGATTACGCCCGGCAGCGGCTGATGGTCATCGCCCCCCACGCCGACGATGCCGAACTGGCCGCTTTCGGCCTCTACAGTCGCGCCGCGCAGGCAAGCATCGTCACCCTGACCCAGGGCGAGATCGAGGCCGACGCCTATCGCCGCCTGGGCCTGGATCAGGCTGCGGCGGCGCGCCTCAAGGGCCGCCTGCGCACCTGGGACAGCCTGGCGGTGCCGCTGTGGGGCGGGATCCCTGCACAGCGCTGTGTGCAGCTCGGCTACTACTGCCTGCAGCTGCCGGCGATGGCGGAGCAGCCCGAACAGGGGTTCGGCTCCCGCGAATCCGGCGAACGCGATATCCGCAGCGCCCGCCAGCACAACCCGTTGCCGCTGCCCGGCGATAGTGATGGGCTGGCCAGCTGGCGGAATCTGGTGGCGGACCTGGCGGCGCTGCTGGAGCACTACCGCCCCGTGGTACTGGTCACCCCGCACCCGGAGCTGGATCCCCACAGCGACCATGTCGCCGCGACCCGCGCCCTGCACGAGGCGATCGGGCGCAGCAGCTGGAAGCCGCAGACCCTGCTGCTCTATGCCAATCACCTGCATGACAACGACCGCTGGCCCATGGGCCCGGCCGGCCAGGGCATCGCCCTGCCGCCGGCCATCGAACCGCTGCCGGCCGACGGTCTGTGGAGCCCGGGCCTGAGCGCCGAGGTGCAGGTGGACAAGGCCATGGCGCTGGCCATGCAGCACGACCTGCAGGGGCCGCTGCCGGCGAAGAAGCGTGTGCGCCGGCTGATCCAGCGGCTGCTCGCCGGGCGCCGCTGGCCGGCCAGCGGCGAGGACGAATTCTTCCGCAAGGCCGTCCGCCGTCACGAACTGTTCTGGGTGCGCGCCCTGTAG
- a CDS encoding GNAT family N-acetyltransferase, whose amino-acid sequence MLSHLRFWREQGWTPIDAATYAELWQRHGGSVATHPQVVERLADLAGIPVRYLGWAQQGELKAAIATWGRHMALSKDVLKKQGRRGLFDLGNAEIIPPLAPDARVQLRHKARYVSDLHSERITSLREQPEGLALAREPEQYSKKFRYNQRREQRLLEEAGGVIRPMLELSAGEQATIYADLFQRRWGFEATGKAHLAEVFALMREFMTGSLIYLNDEPVAIQVLYRVEAPQWVSLEYINGGVDPQNREFSPGSVLSFVNTQTAWADARALGKPLRYSFGRADREYKDRWCNRVPVYQV is encoded by the coding sequence ATGCTGAGTCATCTGCGCTTCTGGCGCGAGCAGGGCTGGACCCCTATCGATGCCGCCACCTATGCCGAGCTCTGGCAGCGTCATGGCGGCAGCGTCGCCACCCACCCCCAGGTCGTCGAGCGCCTGGCCGATCTGGCGGGTATCCCGGTGCGCTATCTGGGCTGGGCGCAACAGGGGGAGCTGAAGGCCGCTATAGCCACTTGGGGGCGTCATATGGCGCTGTCCAAGGATGTGCTGAAAAAACAAGGCCGCCGCGGGCTGTTCGACCTGGGCAACGCCGAGATCATCCCGCCGCTGGCCCCTGACGCGCGGGTGCAGTTGCGGCACAAGGCGCGCTACGTTTCTGATCTGCATAGCGAGCGCATCACCTCGCTGCGCGAACAGCCCGAGGGCCTGGCCCTGGCGCGTGAGCCGGAGCAGTACAGCAAGAAGTTCCGCTACAACCAGCGCCGCGAGCAGCGTCTGCTGGAAGAGGCGGGCGGGGTGATCCGGCCGATGCTGGAGCTGAGCGCCGGCGAACAGGCGACGATCTACGCCGATCTGTTCCAGCGCCGCTGGGGCTTCGAGGCGACCGGCAAGGCGCACCTGGCCGAGGTATTCGCGCTGATGCGCGAGTTCATGACCGGGTCGCTGATCTACCTCAACGACGAACCCGTGGCCATCCAGGTGCTCTACCGGGTCGAGGCGCCGCAGTGGGTCAGCCTGGAGTACATCAACGGCGGCGTCGACCCGCAGAACCGCGAGTTCAGCCCCGGCAGCGTGCTCAGTTTCGTCAATACCCAGACCGCCTGGGCCGATGCCCGCGCCCTGGGCAAGCCGCTGCGCTATTCCTTCGGCCGCGCCGATCGGGAATACAAGGATCGCTGGTGCAATCGCGTGCCGGTCTATCAGGTGTGA
- the msbA gene encoding lipid A export permease/ATP-binding protein MsbA → MSEKAASQDSTSSLKIYLRLLSYVRPYLGLFMLSILGFLIFASTQPMFGYVLKYFVDGLSNPAASLFPGVPYLQDLQLVEAVPLLIVLIALWQGIGSYLGNYFLAKVSLGLVHDLRVALFNNLLVLPNRYFDNHNSGHLISRITFNVTMVTGAATDAIKVVIREGMTVIFLFATLLWMNWKLTLVMVAILPVIGVMVSSASRKFRKQSKKIQVAMGDVTHVASETIQGYRVVRSFGGEAYEQERFLNSSMSNTEKQLRMTKTGAVYTPMLQLVIYSAMAVLMFLVLFMRGDASAGDLVAYITLAGLLPKPIRQLSEVSSTIQKGVAGAESIFEQLDEAPEVDHGTQERERVSGRLEVRDLSFVYPGAEKPVLNDISFSVEPGQMVALVGRSGSGKSTLASLIPRFYHHDQGQILLDGLDVEDYKLRNLRRHIALVTQHVTLFNDTVANNIAYGDVAGAPLEQVRRASEAAYADEFISAMPEGYDTLVGENGVLLSGGQRQRLAIARALLKDAPLLVLDEATSALDTESERHIQAALDEVMKGRTTLVIAHRLSTIEKADLILVMDQGRIVERGTHRELLAQNGYYARLHAKQFEVGGETVVEQDV, encoded by the coding sequence ATGAGCGAAAAAGCTGCAAGCCAGGACTCCACATCGAGTCTGAAGATCTATCTGCGCTTGCTCTCGTATGTTCGTCCCTATTTGGGACTCTTCATGCTGAGTATCCTGGGCTTCCTGATTTTTGCCTCGACCCAGCCCATGTTCGGCTATGTGCTCAAGTACTTCGTCGACGGCCTGTCCAACCCTGCAGCCAGCCTGTTTCCAGGCGTTCCCTACCTTCAGGATCTGCAGTTGGTCGAGGCGGTGCCGCTGCTGATTGTGCTGATCGCGCTGTGGCAGGGCATTGGCTCCTATCTGGGCAACTACTTCCTCGCCAAGGTGTCGCTGGGGCTGGTGCATGATCTGCGCGTGGCCCTGTTCAACAACCTGCTGGTCCTGCCCAACCGCTATTTCGACAACCACAACTCGGGGCACCTGATCTCGCGCATCACCTTCAACGTGACCATGGTCACCGGTGCGGCAACCGACGCGATCAAGGTGGTCATCCGCGAAGGGATGACGGTGATCTTCCTGTTCGCCACCCTGCTGTGGATGAACTGGAAGCTGACCCTGGTGATGGTTGCCATCCTTCCGGTGATCGGCGTGATGGTCAGCAGTGCCAGCCGCAAGTTCCGCAAGCAGAGCAAGAAGATCCAGGTGGCCATGGGCGACGTCACCCACGTCGCCTCGGAAACCATCCAGGGCTATCGGGTGGTGCGCAGCTTCGGCGGCGAGGCCTACGAGCAGGAGCGCTTCCTCAATTCCAGCATGAGCAACACGGAAAAGCAGCTGCGCATGACCAAGACCGGCGCGGTCTACACGCCCATGCTGCAGCTGGTGATCTACAGCGCCATGGCGGTGCTGATGTTCCTGGTGTTGTTCATGCGCGGTGATGCCTCCGCCGGTGACCTGGTGGCCTATATCACCCTGGCCGGGTTATTGCCCAAGCCGATCCGCCAGTTGTCCGAGGTGAGCTCGACCATTCAGAAAGGTGTGGCCGGCGCGGAGAGCATCTTCGAGCAGTTGGACGAGGCGCCGGAGGTCGATCACGGTACCCAGGAGCGGGAGCGGGTCAGCGGCCGCCTCGAGGTGCGCGACCTGAGTTTCGTCTATCCGGGGGCCGAGAAGCCGGTGCTGAACGATATTTCCTTCAGTGTCGAGCCCGGGCAGATGGTCGCCCTGGTGGGGCGCTCCGGCAGTGGCAAGTCGACCCTGGCCAGCCTGATTCCGCGCTTCTACCACCACGATCAGGGGCAGATCCTTCTGGATGGCCTGGATGTCGAGGACTACAAGCTGCGCAACCTGCGCCGGCACATCGCCCTGGTCACCCAGCACGTCACCCTGTTCAACGATACGGTGGCCAACAACATCGCCTACGGAGACGTGGCCGGCGCGCCGCTCGAGCAGGTGCGTCGCGCGTCCGAGGCGGCCTATGCCGACGAGTTCATCAGCGCCATGCCGGAAGGCTACGACACCCTGGTCGGCGAGAACGGCGTGCTGCTCTCCGGCGGCCAGCGCCAGCGCCTGGCGATTGCCCGGGCCCTGCTCAAGGATGCCCCGCTGCTGGTGCTCGACGAGGCCACCTCGGCGCTGGACACCGAGTCCGAGCGGCATATCCAGGCGGCGCTGGACGAGGTGATGAAGGGGCGCACGACCCTGGTCATCGCCCACCGCCTGAGTACCATCGAGAAGGCCGACCTGATTCTGGTGATGGACCAGGGGCGTATCGTCGAGCGCGGTACGCACCGCGAGCTGCTGGCGCAGAACGGCTACTACGCGCGCCTGCACGCCAAGCAGTTCGAGGTTGGCGGCGAAACCGTGGTGGAGCAGGACGTTTGA
- a CDS encoding O-antigen ligase family protein, translating to MHSTTANLRQRSFTFICNWLLPLGLLCLLIGLPLLPDRSIYHKLFYALIAAPALVALLLRPQELRLLLREPIVLAFLAYAAWALLSISWSDTDASIGSLLKRPLYIFMLVAGCCLLTQQNQRRFTHCMLIAALAVLPIAFYALAEVATTWKPGHRLVGTGALDNPLLSSHLFGFFCILWLGLGMTLPRQQGWLAALPVLVLGVTLLATGSRTPLLAASLAGAWLALACWNKRSIALTLIGLSALSTLLLLYPEALLARGTSYRLELWQDTLSRISQKPWLGFGFDAQLAIQLPGFSVPFSEPHSFAIGVLYYTGIIGLCLWFAMHLVALRQCWVNRANYLFVIAGALMVYGLGGGLAEGGGILARPKEHWFLTWIPLALIAALSFSQRTSGTRT from the coding sequence ATGCACTCAACCACCGCCAACCTGCGCCAGCGCAGCTTCACGTTCATCTGCAACTGGCTGCTGCCACTGGGGCTACTTTGTCTGCTGATCGGCCTGCCTCTGCTCCCCGACCGCAGTATCTATCACAAGCTGTTTTACGCACTGATCGCGGCGCCTGCCCTGGTGGCCTTGCTGCTCCGCCCGCAGGAACTCAGGCTGTTGCTGCGGGAACCCATCGTCCTTGCGTTTCTCGCCTATGCCGCCTGGGCGCTGCTGAGCATCAGTTGGTCCGATACCGACGCCTCCATCGGCAGCCTGCTGAAACGCCCGTTGTATATCTTCATGCTAGTGGCTGGTTGCTGCTTGCTGACCCAACAAAATCAACGGCGCTTTACCCACTGTATGCTTATTGCGGCCCTCGCGGTGCTCCCAATTGCCTTCTATGCTCTCGCCGAAGTCGCCACAACATGGAAGCCCGGCCACAGGCTGGTCGGAACAGGCGCGCTGGACAACCCGCTGCTGAGCTCCCACCTGTTCGGCTTCTTCTGCATCCTGTGGCTCGGCCTCGGAATGACACTGCCGCGCCAGCAAGGCTGGCTCGCCGCGCTCCCCGTACTGGTACTGGGGGTAACGCTGCTGGCCACAGGTTCCCGCACGCCCCTTCTCGCGGCCTCGCTGGCCGGCGCCTGGCTGGCCCTGGCCTGCTGGAACAAACGCTCGATAGCGCTGACCCTGATCGGCCTCTCTGCCCTGAGCACCCTGCTGCTGCTTTATCCCGAGGCGCTGCTAGCCCGCGGAACCTCCTATCGACTCGAGCTCTGGCAAGACACGCTGAGCAGAATCAGCCAGAAACCCTGGCTGGGATTTGGCTTCGATGCCCAACTGGCAATTCAGCTCCCGGGGTTCTCGGTACCGTTCAGTGAACCCCACAGCTTTGCCATCGGCGTGCTCTACTACACCGGAATCATCGGACTTTGTCTGTGGTTCGCCATGCACCTGGTGGCGCTGCGGCAGTGCTGGGTGAACCGGGCCAACTACCTATTCGTAATCGCCGGCGCCCTCATGGTCTATGGCCTCGGTGGCGGTCTGGCCGAAGGCGGTGGAATACTCGCAAGACCCAAAGAGCACTGGTTCCTGACCTGGATCCCCTTGGCGCTGATAGCTGCACTCAGCTTTTCTCAACGAACCTCGGGGACGCGCACCTGA
- a CDS encoding phosphotransferase, producing MHRLSQKELDGLTENAAVLESDGLGAKVLKLNDGSFLKLFRKRSRWSSETLRPYARRFAENARDLQRLGFTSPEIIQVYALPGPINATAVHYWPLPGKTLRQALSQSSPEQRRALVERFGELLAKLHEAGVYFRSVHLGNVLVLPDGQFGLIDLADMRIGRFPLSLGKRQRNLKHMRRYAEDNRWLFEENRDALRAGYSRPAPRKAQQLFPG from the coding sequence ATGCATCGACTGTCGCAGAAAGAGCTCGACGGACTCACGGAAAACGCTGCGGTGCTGGAAAGCGACGGCCTCGGCGCAAAGGTGCTGAAGCTGAACGACGGCAGCTTTCTCAAGCTCTTCCGCAAACGCTCGCGCTGGTCCAGCGAGACGCTGCGCCCCTATGCCAGGCGCTTCGCCGAGAATGCCAGAGATTTGCAGCGCCTCGGCTTTACCAGCCCGGAGATCATTCAGGTCTATGCCCTGCCCGGCCCGATCAATGCGACCGCCGTGCACTACTGGCCGCTTCCGGGCAAGACCTTGCGCCAGGCGCTTAGCCAGAGCTCGCCCGAGCAACGGCGAGCCCTGGTGGAAAGATTTGGCGAGCTGCTGGCGAAGCTGCATGAAGCCGGGGTGTATTTCCGCTCGGTACATCTGGGCAATGTGCTGGTGCTACCCGACGGCCAGTTCGGCCTGATCGACCTGGCGGACATGCGCATCGGCCGCTTCCCGCTCAGCCTGGGCAAACGCCAGCGCAACTTGAAGCACATGCGCCGTTATGCCGAAGATAATCGCTGGCTGTTCGAGGAAAACCGCGACGCGTTGCGCGCCGGATACAGCAGGCCAGCCCCGAGAAAGGCACAGCAGCTGTTCCCCGGCTGA
- a CDS encoding CatB-related O-acetyltransferase, whose translation MGFWARYLDKRAKKRIRALPKLHQGQAKFLRRYPHYQMGVGSYGLPIVHDWQEGANLCIGSYCSIAEQVEIFLGGHHRADWVSTYPFPAMVAEAADIPDYAVSRGDVVIGSDVWLCTHSIILSGVTVGHGAVVAAGAVVSRDVAPYSVVAGNPARHVRWRFPEEQRAALLASAWWGWPEQEVRRVAGLLCSDRIDEFLEYARQREAAMASG comes from the coding sequence GTGGGTTTCTGGGCTCGTTACCTGGACAAGCGCGCCAAGAAGCGGATCCGCGCCTTGCCCAAACTGCACCAGGGCCAGGCCAAGTTTCTGCGCCGTTATCCGCACTACCAGATGGGGGTGGGCAGCTATGGCCTGCCCATCGTGCACGACTGGCAGGAGGGGGCGAACCTGTGCATCGGTAGCTACTGCTCCATAGCCGAACAGGTGGAGATCTTTCTGGGCGGCCATCACCGCGCGGACTGGGTCAGCACCTATCCATTTCCGGCGATGGTTGCCGAGGCGGCGGATATTCCCGATTACGCAGTGAGTCGCGGCGATGTCGTCATCGGCAGCGACGTCTGGCTATGCACCCACTCGATCATACTGTCGGGTGTCACGGTGGGGCATGGCGCCGTGGTGGCGGCGGGGGCGGTGGTCAGCCGCGATGTGGCGCCGTATTCGGTCGTTGCCGGCAACCCGGCCCGGCACGTTCGTTGGCGCTTTCCCGAGGAGCAGCGCGCGGCGTTGCTGGCGAGCGCCTGGTGGGGATGGCCGGAGCAGGAGGTGCGCCGCGTCGCCGGACTGTTGTGCAGCGATCGGATCGATGAGTTTCTCGAGTATGCCCGGCAGCGTGAGGCGGCCATGGCGTCCGGCTAG
- a CDS encoding glycosyltransferase, with the protein MSEHQPLVTVIIASYNHGPYIEACIQSVLQQTYPNVELLVIDDGSKDDSVERISRLQAEHGFDFRVQQNQGLTHTLNAAIKRAKGSLIVPFGSDDIMLEERLAKQVAYMEGKPEVGICAGNIELIDADGKLFPEKRQRRDVPFRRLNFDDVFMERKPYPPAPTLMFRKEALEKVGGFDPQIRLEDLLIELKITHAGYYIDCLGEVLARYRKHASNSYKNHRFMIDSILRTYALFSEHPQYEFVRTRFLSSMFLKCSNRDRALARELLAQIPLKSWSKKTWRGLMRLYFSPLEKS; encoded by the coding sequence ATGAGTGAACATCAGCCATTGGTCACGGTGATCATCGCGTCATACAACCATGGGCCATACATCGAGGCATGCATTCAAAGCGTGCTGCAGCAGACCTATCCGAATGTCGAGCTGTTGGTCATTGACGACGGCTCCAAAGACGACAGCGTCGAGCGCATCAGCCGCTTGCAGGCCGAACATGGCTTCGATTTCCGGGTGCAGCAGAACCAAGGGCTGACCCACACGCTCAACGCGGCCATCAAACGTGCCAAGGGCAGCCTGATCGTGCCCTTCGGCTCGGACGACATCATGCTCGAAGAACGCCTGGCCAAGCAGGTCGCCTATATGGAGGGCAAGCCGGAGGTCGGGATTTGCGCGGGCAATATCGAACTGATCGACGCCGACGGCAAGCTTTTCCCGGAGAAACGCCAGCGTCGCGATGTGCCGTTTCGCCGCCTTAATTTCGACGACGTGTTCATGGAGCGCAAGCCCTATCCTCCCGCGCCGACCCTGATGTTCCGCAAGGAGGCCCTGGAGAAGGTCGGCGGCTTCGATCCTCAGATCCGTCTGGAGGACCTGCTGATCGAGCTGAAGATCACTCATGCCGGTTACTACATCGACTGCTTGGGCGAGGTCTTGGCGCGCTATCGCAAGCATGCCAGCAACTCCTACAAGAACCACCGTTTCATGATCGACAGCATTCTGCGCACCTACGCGCTGTTCAGTGAGCATCCGCAGTATGAGTTCGTGCGCACGCGCTTTCTCAGTTCGATGTTCCTCAAGTGCTCGAACCGGGATCGCGCCCTGGCCCGTGAGCTGCTGGCGCAGATTCCCCTCAAGAGCTGGTCGAAGAAGACCTGGCGGGGTCTGATGCGCCTGTATTTCTCGCCCCTGGAAAAGAGCTGA